The following coding sequences lie in one Candidatus Eremiobacterota bacterium genomic window:
- a CDS encoding YqeG family HAD IIIA-type phosphatase, protein MLGPDRFAARLHDVPHEELEAAGIRGLIVDLDNTLLGFRATELGQEHVDWVARARERGFRIVLVSNNFSERVNTLAAQLDVACFPNALKPLPFGFLRAKRSLQLRRREIAVVGDQLFTDVLGGKLCGLYTILTEPIELKDFAVTRVFRFFERLMLRGRRG, encoded by the coding sequence ATGTTGGGACCGGACCGCTTCGCGGCGCGCCTTCACGACGTACCGCACGAGGAGCTGGAAGCGGCCGGCATTCGCGGTCTCATCGTCGACCTGGACAACACCCTTCTCGGTTTTCGCGCGACCGAACTCGGTCAGGAGCACGTCGATTGGGTGGCTCGGGCACGGGAACGCGGCTTTCGCATCGTGCTCGTGTCGAATAACTTTTCCGAACGGGTCAATACTCTGGCCGCACAGCTTGACGTTGCCTGTTTTCCCAATGCGCTCAAGCCGCTGCCCTTTGGCTTCCTGCGGGCAAAACGGAGCTTACAGCTGCGCCGCCGCGAGATCGCCGTGGTCGGCGATCAACTCTTTACCGACGTGCTCGGCGGCAAGCTCTGCGGCCTCTATACCATCCTCACCGAGCCTATTGAGCTCAAAGACTTTGCGGTGACCCGGGTCTTCCGGTTCTTCGAACGTTTGATGCTGCGCGGGCGTCGCGGATGA
- a CDS encoding vitamin B12-dependent ribonucleotide reductase: MKFTRTYSAPGEPYAGVTFEPRSSRIVNPDGSVIFEAADVMVPSTWSQVAVDVLAQKYCRKAGVPNATTRVAEQGVPEWLQRSTVDERALEALSRDDQFAAERDARQVFNRMAGCWTYWGWKHGYFDSEDDARIYYDEMCAMLARQIGAPNSPQWFNTGLHWAYGISGPAQGHWYVDAGDGVAKRSPDTFSFPQVSACYILGINDDLVNEGGIFDGVIREARIFKGGSGSGANFSKIRAAGEKLTGGGTSSGLMSFLKVFDRAAGAIKSGGTTRRAAKMVVLNADHPDIEDFVNWKVREERKVADLVIGSRIFERQLNAIIAAAHDTRVPEQARLDPSLNASLRRAIREAVAAGVPSGAAQNALDYARQGYTRLEVEQYETGWDSEAYVTVSGQNSNNSVRLTNGFFDSIDRDDDWLLTARTTGDVVKRIKARELWEQIAVAAWQCADPGLQFDDTIQEWHTCSNDERINATNPCSEYVFVDDTACNLASLNLVKFLNGDGNFDAARFAEAARIWTTTLEISVAMGQMPSKRIAEKNHGYRTLGLGYANLGTLLMRMGLPYDSEESFGWCGAINALLTGMGYRTSAEISQKLGPFARFEANRESMLRVIRNHRRAAYAADSREYEGLSVKPVTHMPTLFTQKTWALARKTWDEALSIGEVAGYRNAQVTVTAPTGTIGLVMDCDTTGIEPDFALVKFKKLAGGGYFKIVNQSVDAALHKLGYSQDQVEAIETYAKGTGTLEEAPHVNRATLKAKGFDEAAIARAEAALPSAFELPFVFNKFVLGEAFCKEGLGITEEQLNDWSFSILRDGLGFSTRQIEEASAHICGRMTVEGAPYLKDEHLPVFDCATPCGKYGTRYIRPLAHVDMMAAAQPWVSGAISKTINLPQTATIADVKEAYRYAWERMIKAVALYRDGSKLSQPLAASYDFGGDSSEEEAAAQAQAPFTTPLQIAEKIVYRYIAKRRPMPQRRSGYTQKATIAGHKVYLRTGEYEGGQLGEIFIDMHKEGAAFRSLMNNFAIAISLGLQHGVPLEEFVEAFTFTRFEPNGPVVGHDHIKMATSILDYIFRELAVSYLGRYDLAHVQPSMQMDAMGPEAQEEYIAEEEAGVQVRPAGIAESLHPISSHLHPGHESSRPLPAIGGGGTAVVTLARTEAINASKAKGYTGNACMECGQLTMVRNGACEKCDSCGATSGCS; this comes from the coding sequence ATGAAGTTTACGCGCACGTATTCCGCCCCAGGTGAGCCCTATGCCGGCGTCACCTTTGAGCCTCGCAGCTCGCGGATCGTCAACCCGGACGGATCGGTGATCTTCGAAGCGGCCGACGTCATGGTGCCGTCGACCTGGAGTCAGGTCGCAGTCGACGTGCTGGCGCAGAAGTATTGCCGGAAGGCCGGGGTACCGAACGCGACGACGCGCGTGGCCGAGCAGGGCGTCCCGGAGTGGCTCCAGCGCTCGACCGTCGACGAACGTGCCCTCGAGGCCCTTTCGCGCGACGATCAGTTCGCCGCCGAGCGCGACGCGCGGCAAGTCTTCAATCGAATGGCGGGGTGCTGGACGTATTGGGGCTGGAAGCACGGTTATTTCGATTCGGAAGACGATGCGCGAATCTATTACGACGAGATGTGCGCGATGCTCGCGCGGCAAATCGGCGCCCCGAACTCTCCCCAATGGTTTAACACCGGGTTGCACTGGGCGTACGGCATCTCTGGCCCGGCTCAAGGGCATTGGTACGTCGATGCCGGCGACGGCGTGGCGAAGCGATCCCCGGACACGTTCTCTTTTCCGCAAGTCTCGGCGTGCTATATCCTTGGCATCAATGACGATCTCGTTAATGAGGGCGGCATCTTCGATGGCGTGATTCGAGAGGCGCGCATTTTTAAGGGCGGCTCGGGATCAGGCGCCAACTTTTCAAAGATTCGCGCCGCCGGCGAAAAGCTGACGGGCGGCGGAACGTCGAGCGGCTTGATGTCGTTTCTCAAGGTCTTCGATCGCGCAGCGGGTGCGATTAAGTCCGGCGGAACGACGCGGCGAGCGGCAAAAATGGTCGTGCTCAACGCCGATCACCCCGATATCGAAGATTTTGTGAATTGGAAAGTACGCGAGGAGCGTAAGGTGGCCGACCTCGTGATCGGCTCGAGAATCTTCGAACGACAGCTCAACGCGATCATCGCGGCCGCTCACGATACCCGCGTGCCCGAACAGGCTCGCCTCGATCCATCGCTGAACGCTTCGCTCCGTCGCGCGATTCGCGAAGCGGTTGCCGCGGGCGTCCCGTCGGGCGCAGCTCAGAACGCATTGGATTACGCACGTCAAGGCTACACGCGGCTCGAAGTCGAGCAATACGAAACCGGGTGGGATTCCGAGGCCTACGTCACCGTTTCGGGACAAAACTCGAACAACTCCGTTCGGCTTACCAACGGATTCTTCGACTCGATCGATCGCGACGACGACTGGCTTCTGACCGCACGCACGACCGGCGACGTCGTCAAACGCATCAAAGCGCGCGAACTATGGGAACAGATCGCGGTTGCGGCATGGCAATGTGCCGATCCCGGCCTGCAGTTCGACGACACCATTCAAGAGTGGCACACGTGTTCCAATGACGAGCGCATCAACGCGACGAACCCCTGCAGTGAGTACGTCTTCGTCGACGATACGGCGTGCAATCTTGCCAGCCTTAATCTCGTCAAGTTTTTGAACGGCGACGGCAATTTCGACGCGGCCCGGTTCGCCGAAGCCGCACGCATCTGGACCACGACGCTCGAGATTTCCGTTGCGATGGGGCAGATGCCCTCGAAACGAATCGCCGAGAAAAATCACGGGTATCGCACGCTCGGCCTCGGTTACGCGAACTTAGGAACACTACTCATGCGCATGGGCCTGCCGTACGATTCCGAAGAGAGCTTCGGCTGGTGTGGCGCGATCAACGCGCTGCTGACCGGCATGGGCTATCGTACTTCCGCAGAGATCTCGCAGAAGCTCGGCCCCTTCGCGCGATTTGAAGCGAACCGAGAGTCGATGCTGCGAGTCATTCGCAATCATCGGCGCGCGGCATATGCCGCCGACTCTCGCGAGTACGAGGGACTCTCCGTCAAGCCGGTCACGCATATGCCCACGCTCTTCACGCAGAAGACGTGGGCGCTCGCGCGCAAGACCTGGGATGAGGCGCTTTCGATCGGCGAAGTAGCGGGCTACCGAAACGCGCAAGTCACCGTCACCGCGCCGACCGGCACCATCGGGCTCGTGATGGATTGCGACACCACCGGGATCGAGCCCGATTTCGCTTTGGTGAAATTCAAGAAACTCGCCGGCGGAGGATATTTCAAGATCGTCAATCAGTCGGTGGACGCAGCCCTGCATAAGCTTGGGTACTCGCAAGATCAAGTCGAGGCCATCGAAACCTATGCCAAAGGGACCGGAACGCTCGAAGAGGCACCTCACGTCAACCGCGCAACTTTGAAAGCCAAGGGCTTCGACGAAGCCGCGATTGCGCGCGCCGAGGCCGCGCTGCCGAGCGCCTTCGAGCTGCCATTCGTCTTCAACAAGTTCGTCCTTGGCGAGGCCTTCTGCAAAGAAGGACTCGGTATAACCGAAGAGCAGCTCAACGATTGGAGTTTTTCGATCCTCCGCGATGGTCTGGGCTTTAGCACGCGACAGATCGAAGAAGCCTCGGCGCATATCTGTGGGCGAATGACGGTCGAGGGCGCGCCGTATCTCAAAGACGAACATCTTCCCGTCTTCGATTGCGCCACGCCGTGCGGTAAATACGGTACGCGTTACATCCGACCGCTTGCGCATGTCGACATGATGGCTGCGGCTCAACCGTGGGTGAGCGGAGCGATCTCGAAGACCATCAACTTGCCGCAGACGGCCACGATTGCCGACGTCAAGGAAGCGTATCGCTACGCGTGGGAGCGCATGATCAAGGCGGTCGCGTTGTACCGTGACGGATCGAAGCTCTCGCAGCCACTCGCCGCGAGCTATGATTTTGGCGGCGATTCGAGCGAAGAGGAGGCTGCGGCCCAAGCGCAGGCGCCCTTTACGACACCGCTGCAGATCGCCGAAAAGATCGTCTATCGCTACATCGCTAAGCGGCGGCCGATGCCGCAGCGGCGCAGCGGTTACACTCAAAAGGCGACGATCGCCGGACACAAAGTCTATTTGCGCACCGGCGAGTATGAAGGCGGCCAACTTGGCGAGATCTTCATCGACATGCACAAGGAGGGCGCGGCCTTCCGCTCGCTGATGAATAATTTCGCGATCGCCATCTCGTTGGGCTTACAGCACGGCGTCCCCCTCGAGGAGTTTGTCGAAGCGTTTACCTTCACGCGGTTCGAGCCAAACGGTCCGGTGGTCGGACACGATCACATCAAAATGGCGACGTCGATTCTCGATTATATCTTTCGCGAGCTCGCGGTCAGCTATCTCGGCCGTTACGACCTCGCGCACGTACAACCGTCGATGCAGATGGACGCGATGGGCCCCGAAGCGCAAGAGGAGTACATCGCCGAGGAAGAGGCCGGCGTGCAAGTTCGCCCGGCCGGCATCGCCGAAAGCCTGCATCCCATCAGCTCGCATTTGCATCCAGGGCACGAATCGTCGCGGCCGTTACCGGCGATCGGCGGCGGGGGCACCGCCGTGGTCACGCTCGCACGAACCGAAGCGATCAATGCATCCAAGGCCAAAGGCTATACCGGCAACGCCTGTATGGAATGTGGGCAGCTAACGATGGTGCGTAACGGAGCCTGCGAAAAGTGCGATTCCTGTGGTGCGACGAGCGGCTGTAGTTAG
- a CDS encoding alkaline phosphatase family protein, whose amino-acid sequence MQMNARRSVRWTLHFLVLSLSAMMAAPADSNLGGQDIHKIRHVVIIMQENRSFDSYFGTYPGADGIPMRRGVPLVCVPDARTHSCVRPYHDANDENTGGPHGALAADRDVNGGKMDGFIGAMEGAAETGGCPTDIPTCAVRGHERSVMGYHTERELPDYWAYARNFVLQDRMFEPIASWSLPQHLYMVSEWAASCATIGDPMSCKRERTYFNPQDFPRDLFDTGSPQVAGRPDYPWTDLTYLLHAHGVSWAYYVMDGFEPDCLADQSSCRRRPQSARTPGIWNPLRSFTDVKQDDQLGNIKDTSLFFSDVRDGKLPAVVWLAPGNRYSEHPPGSVRSGQAYVVGIVNALMRSQYWSSTAIFLTWDDWGGFYDHVVPPKVNYFGYGLRVPALVISAYARKGYIDHQTLSHDAYVKFIEDDFLGGERINPTSDGRPDPRGTVPEEAPELGDLRKDFDFSQSPRAALILPGGIGPPYKPGYAGPP is encoded by the coding sequence ATGCAAATGAATGCCCGGCGAAGCGTTCGCTGGACATTGCATTTTTTGGTATTGTCGCTGTCGGCGATGATGGCGGCCCCCGCCGATAGCAACCTGGGCGGCCAAGACATTCATAAGATCCGGCACGTTGTCATCATCATGCAAGAGAATCGCTCGTTCGATAGTTACTTTGGCACTTATCCTGGTGCTGACGGAATTCCGATGCGTCGCGGAGTGCCCCTCGTTTGCGTCCCCGATGCCCGAACACATAGCTGCGTGCGGCCCTATCACGACGCGAACGATGAGAACACCGGCGGCCCGCACGGCGCCCTCGCCGCCGATCGTGACGTCAACGGCGGAAAGATGGACGGTTTCATCGGCGCGATGGAGGGCGCAGCGGAAACGGGAGGCTGCCCGACCGACATTCCCACGTGCGCGGTCAGGGGTCACGAGCGCAGCGTTATGGGCTATCACACGGAGCGAGAGCTGCCCGACTACTGGGCCTACGCGCGCAATTTCGTTCTTCAAGATCGCATGTTCGAGCCGATTGCTTCGTGGAGTCTGCCGCAGCATCTCTATATGGTCTCGGAGTGGGCCGCCAGCTGTGCCACCATCGGCGATCCAATGAGCTGCAAGCGGGAGCGCACCTATTTCAATCCGCAAGATTTTCCGCGCGATCTCTTCGACACAGGATCGCCACAGGTGGCCGGTCGCCCGGATTATCCCTGGACCGACCTCACCTATCTATTGCACGCGCACGGCGTCTCGTGGGCGTATTACGTGATGGACGGCTTCGAGCCGGATTGCCTCGCCGATCAGAGCAGCTGTCGTCGCCGCCCGCAGAGCGCGCGGACTCCCGGGATCTGGAATCCGCTACGCTCGTTTACCGACGTCAAACAGGACGATCAGCTCGGCAACATCAAGGACACTAGCCTTTTCTTCAGCGATGTGCGCGACGGAAAGTTGCCGGCCGTCGTCTGGCTCGCTCCAGGAAATCGCTACAGCGAGCATCCGCCGGGGAGCGTTCGCAGCGGCCAAGCCTATGTTGTCGGCATCGTAAACGCGCTGATGCGCAGTCAATATTGGTCGTCGACTGCGATCTTTTTGACGTGGGACGACTGGGGCGGCTTCTACGATCACGTGGTGCCACCCAAGGTCAACTATTTCGGTTACGGACTACGCGTGCCGGCGCTCGTCATCAGCGCCTACGCGCGTAAGGGATATATCGATCACCAAACGCTGAGTCACGACGCCTACGTCAAGTTCATCGAAGACGATTTCCTCGGCGGCGAGCGCATCAATCCAACGAGCGATGGCCGCCCCGATCCGCGCGGCACCGTACCCGAAGAAGCGCCCGAGCTGGGCGATCTACGCAAAGACTTCGATTTTTCGCAATCGCCGCGGGCGGCACTGATATTGCCCGGCGGCATCGGCCCTCCGTATAAGCCCGGATACGCCGGGCCGCCATAA
- a CDS encoding glycosyl hydrolase, translating to MKRSLTVLGALLFLFAPLHGRAADSSTPSQQLMSKLNWRSIGPFIGGRSVAVTGVPSDPSLFYFGGVEGGVWKSTNYGLSWTNITDNKLPGAADPIGALAVAPSNSNVIYAGTGEADIRSDFDTGAGVYKTTDAGKTWSYAGLRDTHMIAKLVVDPGNANVVYAASMGHVFKPNSERGIFKTTNGGATWRKVLYVDENTGGVDLVMDSRNHNTLYAAMWQAQRLPWKLSSGGPGSGLYKTVDGGAHWTKISTNPGFAAGILGKIGVSVAASNPRIIYAIVQAREGGVYRSNNGGATWRRVNAEMKLRQRAFYYTAIFVDPTNPDVAYAPNVDAVYKTKDGGRTWTGLSGPHGDNHIVWINPRNPKILLLGDDGGGTVSVDGGDTWSGEHNQPTGQFYHVAIDNQFPFHVFGASQDEGAFEGPSAAVGPGIPGEWYNVALGESTFVAPDPDNVDVTYGSGYYSSFVRLNRITGDAKNVSPWPRYMAGAASGETKYRFGWTHPIFFSPANPQELLVAAQVVFSSTDKGQTWKIISPDLTRNDPSTEGPSGGPVTWDQTGAETFPDISSLAVSPLDANLIWAGSADGLVHVTTDHGANWTMVTPPQLPQWAQISSIEPSHTQKGTAYLTASRYQWDDYHPYVYETTDYGAHWTTLTNGLPSDQYVFVVRQDPREPRLLFAGTRVTVYVSLDGGGQWQPLTRNLPGVQVRDLAISAREGELVAATHGRAFWILDNLALLEQLARQSTHSIATVQLFAPETAWLSNAYGGPANFSVPNFGENPQYGAAVYFTIPPNYKGQTPVTLTFLDGNGATIRSFSLHQYNQHEKKLSPDEEEKLDAGQLRAHELRTITAVKPGMNLFQWDLKYTPAYDVPGFRNLGTDDWPDTSDGPTIVPGNYTVALQYGSQRVTAPLVVRLDPRMHTSAADLAARLSLEMELLGSIDRLDRAIASALRAQSAATGARRAQIDAGLADLILLDVHSSEADVMHPTKIREQLAFLMNSLEGAYARPTAAEYATAKDLEALANAGESRLQTLLAQ from the coding sequence ATGAAGCGTTCTCTGACCGTCCTCGGGGCATTGCTCTTTCTGTTTGCGCCGCTCCATGGTCGCGCCGCCGATTCTTCGACGCCGTCGCAGCAACTGATGAGCAAGCTGAACTGGCGCAGCATCGGTCCGTTCATCGGCGGCCGCTCCGTCGCCGTGACAGGCGTGCCCAGCGATCCGAGCCTTTTCTACTTCGGCGGGGTCGAAGGCGGCGTCTGGAAGAGCACCAACTACGGCTTGAGCTGGACGAACATCACCGACAACAAGCTTCCGGGAGCCGCCGACCCCATCGGCGCACTGGCGGTCGCTCCATCGAACTCGAATGTGATCTATGCCGGTACGGGTGAAGCGGACATTCGCTCGGATTTCGACACGGGCGCCGGCGTTTACAAGACAACCGACGCCGGCAAGACGTGGTCGTATGCCGGCTTGCGCGACACCCATATGATCGCCAAACTGGTCGTCGATCCGGGCAACGCCAATGTCGTCTACGCTGCATCGATGGGTCACGTCTTCAAACCCAACAGCGAACGCGGCATCTTCAAGACCACCAATGGAGGCGCGACGTGGCGCAAGGTCCTGTACGTCGACGAAAACACCGGCGGCGTGGACCTGGTCATGGACTCACGCAATCACAACACTCTTTACGCCGCGATGTGGCAAGCTCAACGCCTGCCATGGAAGCTTAGCAGCGGCGGCCCCGGTAGCGGCCTTTATAAGACTGTCGACGGCGGAGCGCACTGGACGAAAATTTCAACGAATCCCGGCTTTGCGGCCGGCATCCTCGGGAAGATCGGCGTCTCGGTCGCCGCGAGCAATCCACGCATCATCTATGCCATCGTGCAAGCTCGCGAAGGCGGCGTCTACCGTTCGAACAACGGCGGCGCGACGTGGAGGCGCGTCAACGCGGAGATGAAGCTGCGCCAGAGAGCCTTCTATTACACTGCGATCTTCGTCGATCCGACGAATCCCGACGTCGCCTACGCTCCCAACGTCGACGCCGTCTACAAAACCAAGGACGGCGGCAGAACCTGGACCGGCCTCTCTGGTCCGCACGGCGATAATCACATCGTTTGGATCAACCCGCGCAATCCCAAGATACTTCTGCTCGGCGACGACGGCGGCGGGACCGTTTCGGTCGACGGCGGCGACACGTGGAGCGGCGAGCACAACCAGCCGACCGGGCAATTTTATCACGTCGCCATCGACAATCAGTTTCCGTTCCACGTCTTTGGCGCTTCGCAAGATGAAGGCGCGTTCGAAGGTCCCAGCGCGGCGGTCGGCCCCGGTATCCCGGGAGAATGGTATAACGTCGCGCTTGGCGAGAGCACGTTCGTGGCACCCGACCCCGACAACGTGGACGTTACGTATGGCAGCGGCTACTATAGCTCGTTCGTACGGCTCAACCGCATTACCGGCGATGCAAAAAATGTCAGCCCGTGGCCTCGCTACATGGCCGGCGCGGCCTCAGGTGAAACCAAATACCGCTTCGGTTGGACGCACCCGATATTCTTTTCACCAGCCAATCCGCAAGAGTTGCTCGTCGCCGCGCAAGTCGTCTTTTCAAGCACGGACAAAGGCCAAACGTGGAAGATCATCAGTCCGGACCTTACGCGAAACGACCCGAGCACCGAGGGACCGTCGGGCGGCCCGGTGACCTGGGATCAGACCGGAGCGGAGACGTTTCCCGATATCTCGTCCTTGGCCGTTTCGCCGCTCGACGCGAACCTGATCTGGGCCGGGTCGGCCGATGGACTCGTTCACGTGACGACCGATCACGGCGCGAATTGGACCATGGTGACTCCGCCGCAACTTCCGCAGTGGGCGCAAATTAGCTCGATCGAACCCTCGCATACGCAAAAAGGAACTGCGTACCTTACTGCCTCGCGATACCAATGGGACGATTATCATCCCTACGTCTACGAAACGACCGACTACGGCGCGCACTGGACGACGTTGACCAACGGCCTTCCGTCAGACCAATACGTCTTCGTCGTGCGCCAGGACCCGCGCGAGCCGCGCCTGCTCTTCGCGGGCACGCGAGTTACGGTCTACGTTAGCCTCGATGGGGGCGGACAATGGCAGCCGTTGACTCGAAATCTTCCCGGCGTTCAGGTGCGCGATCTGGCGATCAGCGCGCGCGAAGGCGAGCTCGTCGCGGCGACGCACGGCCGTGCGTTTTGGATTCTCGACAACCTCGCCCTGCTCGAGCAACTCGCGCGTCAAAGCACGCACTCGATCGCGACGGTGCAGCTCTTTGCACCCGAAACGGCCTGGCTGAGCAATGCGTACGGCGGCCCCGCGAACTTCTCAGTTCCAAACTTCGGCGAGAATCCACAATACGGCGCCGCGGTCTACTTTACGATCCCGCCGAACTACAAAGGGCAAACTCCGGTGACGCTCACGTTTCTCGACGGGAACGGCGCGACGATTCGCAGCTTCAGCCTTCATCAATACAATCAACACGAGAAGAAACTCTCGCCGGACGAAGAGGAGAAACTCGATGCCGGGCAACTGCGTGCTCACGAGCTGCGTACGATCACGGCAGTCAAACCCGGAATGAATCTGTTTCAGTGGGACCTCAAGTACACGCCGGCCTACGACGTACCGGGATTTCGAAATCTCGGGACCGACGACTGGCCCGATACCTCCGACGGACCGACGATCGTGCCCGGCAATTATACGGTTGCGCTGCAGTACGGCTCCCAGCGCGTCACCGCGCCTCTTGTGGTGCGACTCGACCCGCGAATGCATACTTCGGCAGCGGATCTCGCGGCGCGCCTCTCGCTGGAGATGGAGCTCTTGGGATCGATCGATCGTCTCGATCGTGCAATCGCTTCGGCGCTACGCGCGCAGAGCGCCGCCACTGGCGCGCGACGTGCACAGATCGATGCCGGGCTCGCCGATCTCATCCTTCTCGACGTGCACTCCAGCGAAGCCGACGTCATGCATCCGACAAAGATACGCGAACAGCTCGCCTTCCTGATGAACTCGCTGGAAGGCGCGTACGCGCGGCCGACCGCGGCGGAATACGCGACCGCCAAGGATCTCGAGGCCCTGGCAAACGCCGGAGAGTCGCGCTTACAAACGCTGCTGGCTCAATAA